In a genomic window of Rhopalosiphum maidis isolate BTI-1 chromosome 4, ASM367621v3, whole genome shotgun sequence:
- the LOC113559423 gene encoding uncharacterized protein LOC113559423, with protein sequence MNFTPLLIVLQLHMVHGFIAYDCNGPKLNITAFNSLSVEPCEPPSEIHTQSIQRIQLLQKTDTYQIPYKTCSIIINYFISRCSILEDAQMVENGFFTEITELGSARCSELHQRLTYHLPNGGIITGLKVNETILSSVTVAGFVDRHGNCKGSTFSSEKGTWQEVIVQANYKITLTEGLAIVNHKQNTLTLPTGSTLKLSDQYGLDIYKGEVVWNANTYDCETHEFIILYDGPVSLITSNNDKTTRTYLVESDQIVFALQHIRSTYICNIPAIQTDHSQLTIITDSLFFNYFKNKDIHPQNIDLVAYINTKLVYIDNRFKASITTLYTDLIQKQCELERKVLLHKLSLATYSLSEFAYHMGEGPGYTALKAGEIIYLLKCKPVEVEISSKKNAICYDELPVIYNNKSYFMAPKTRTLQKFGTELDCNHFLPPAFLLDGEWYTTSQNIREIKKPQTLKPSTKWTWTYKSMENLMTAGIYNYDTMKNFQQYLILPQEIEASQKNLARQTMGFTIMDHRINLNTLIDENTISNMVDNKLRKMWGWFTIFGEFISGLLGIFFIWKIILTCINTGLNISLLYQTFGLSIKLVAGVFTSITHFIMHNANQNQQQQQKKQQNQPLLTLNRNPNSRDKVNKSITNSKQKSLYPNIRKLSI encoded by the coding sequence ATGAACTTCACACCTCTCCTCATCGTCTTACAATTACACATGGTACATGGATTTATTGCATATGACTGTAATGGACCCAAGCTCAACATAACAGCATTTAATAGCTTGTCTGTGGAGCCATGTGAACCACCATCAGAAATCCACACCCAATCAATTCAACGAATTCAACTTCTACAAAAAACAGATACCTACCAAATACCTTATAAAACatgctcaataataataaactattttataagtaggtgTTCAATTCTAGAAGATGCCCAAATGGtagaaaatggtttttttacagaaataaCTGAATTAGGCAGTGCCCGGTGCTCTGAATTACACCAGAGACTAACATACCATCTACCAAACGGAGGAATAATTACAGGTTTAAAAGTTAACGAGACTATATTATCATCCGTTACAGTAGCCGGTTTTGTAGATAGACATGGTAACTGCAAAGGCTCTACATTTTCATCTGAGAAAGGCACATGGCAAGAGGTTATAGTTCAagctaattataaaatcactcTTACCGAAGGATTAGCCATAGTAAACCACAAACAAAATACGTTAACTCTCCCAACTGGTTCAACCTTAAAATTATCCGACCAATACGGTTTGGATATTTATAAAGGAGAGGTAGTGTGGAACGCAAATACTTATGATTGTGAAACTCATgagttcattattttatatgacggACCTGTTTCATTAATAACTTCGAACAATGACAAAACCACTCGAACATACCTAGTGGAATCGGACCAAATCGTTTTTGCGTTACAACACATAAGATcaacatatatatgtaatataccaGCTATACAAACTGATCATTCTCAATTAACCATAATTAcagattcattattttttaattattttaaaaacaaagacATACATCCACAAAACATAGATTTAGTggcttatataaatactaaattggtATACATTGACAACCGTTTCAAAGCATCGATAACAACTTTATACACAGatctaatacaaaaacaatgcGAATTAGAACGTAAAGTGCTGTTACACAAACTATCATTAGCCACATACAGTTTATCCGAATTCGCATACCATATGGGCGAAGGACCCGGTTATACGGCATTAAAGGCTGGGGAAATCATTTATCTACTAAAATGTAAACCAGTAGAAGTGGAAatatcatcaaaaaaaaatgcaatatgtTATGATGAATTACcagttatttacaataataaatcatacttCATGGCTCCTAAAACAAGAACCCTACAAAAATTTGGCACAGAATTAGATTGTAATCACTTTTTACCACCTGCATTTTTACTTGATGGAGAATGGTATACTACATCGCAAAATAttagagaaataaaaaaaccacagACTCTTAAGCCTTCCACGAAATGGACATGGACATACAAAAGTATGGAAAATCTAATGACAGcaggaatttataattatgacactatgaaaaattttcaacaatatttaatactacctCAAGAAATAGAAGCATCGCAAAAAAATTTAGCAAGACAAACCATGGGTTTCACAATAATGGATCACAGGATAAATCTAAACACGTTAATTGACGAAAACACCATTAGTAATATGGTTGACAATAAACTAAGAAAAATGTGGGGGTGGTTTACCATTTTTGGTGAATTTATTTCCGGATTATTAGGAATATTCTTTAtatggaaaataattctaaccTGCATTAACACAGGACTTAACATTTCTCTTTTATACCAAACTTTTGGATTAAGCATAAAATTAGTAGCAGGAGTATTTACAAGCATTACTCATTTCATTATGCACAACGCAAATCAaaatcaacaacaacaacagaaAAAGCAACAAAATCAACCACTACTGACTTTAAATCGAAATCCCAACTCACGAGACAAAGTCAATAAATCAATCACAAACTCAAAGCAAAAAAGTTTATACCcaaatatcagaaaattatctatatga
- the LOC113558059 gene encoding bladder cancer-associated protein has protein sequence MYCLQWLIPVLLIPKPLNPALLQTHVMFMVLYLTGFFLERKPCTICSIVFLVAVFLICYSGYGNCIFFSSNCDSVQCDNG, from the coding sequence ATGTACTGTCTTCAATGGTTGATACCCGTGTTACTCATACCAAAACCACTGAATCCTGCGCTATTGCAGACGCATGTCATGTTCATGGTTCTATACTTGACAGGATTCTTTTTGGAACGGAAACCATGCACCATATGCAGCATAGTGTTCCTAGTAGCAGTGTTCCTGATATGTTACAGTGGGTATGGAAATTGTATATTCTTCAGCAGCAACTGTGATTCTGTGCAATGTGACAACGGTTAA